The nucleotide sequence TGGGACGACGAGGCTCCCCTGCCGCGCGCCTGGGCCGACGCCCTGGGCTGGGTGCCGCAGAAGCGCCTGGCCGCCTCGCATCTCCTCGGCTGCAGGCTGGAAGCTGTTTCCGCGCCGGCGGACGACGCCATCCTCTTCTTCGTCTTCGCCGACCCGGACGGGCGGCGGTTCGTGCTCGCGCACCAGTTCTTCGGCCAGCGCGGCAACCTGGTGCTCGCCGACGGCGACGGCCGCCGGCTGTGGTCGGCCCACGCCTCGCCCCACCCCGCGACGCTCGCGACGCCGCCGACGCCCGCGCCGCCGGTGGAGCCGGAGCCCGACGACGTCGCGGCCCGGTGCCGGGTACTCGGTCCCTCCCTGCTCGGCCCCCTGCTGCTCGACGAGGCGTTCGCCGAGGCGCGCGCCGCCCTGCGCCGCGTCGCCGACGCCGCCCAGCGCCTGGGCGCGAACCTGTCGCGCGACCTGGCCACGGCCGACGGCGGCGAGGCCGTGCGGCACGCCGCCGAGACCCTCGCCATCCACCTGCACGCCTTGCGCCGCGGGACCGCGGACATCGAACTGCCCGACGCCGCCGGGACGATGTGCCGCCTCGTCCTGGACCCGACCCTGAGCCCGGCCGAGAACCTCGACCGCCTGTTCCAGAGGGCGCGCAAGGCCGTGCGTGGGCGCGAGCACATCGTGCGCCGCCTGGCCGAGGCCGAGGCCAAGCAGCAGCGGTGCCGCGAGCTGCTGCTCGAGCTGGACGGGCTGGCAGACGCCGAGGACCCGCTGCCCGCCGTGCTGGCGTGGCGCGCGGAGCAGGCCCCGCTGTTGGGTGCGGGCAAGCGCGTGGTCGCGGGACGGCGAGAGGCGGCACCCGAGGCGACGCCGTACCGCCGCTTCCTGGTCGACGAGCGCTGGGAAGTCTGGATCGGCCGCAACGACCGCGAGAACGACGAGTTGACCCACAAGGCCGCCGCGCCCGACGACTGGTGGCTGCACGCCCAGGGCGTGCCCGGCAGCCACGTCGTGCTGCGCGCCGGCGGCCACCCGGAGCAGGTGCCCCGGCAAGCCCTGGAGAAGGCCGCCTCGCTGGCCGCCCAGTACTGCCGCGCCCGCAATTCCGGTCTGGTCCCGGTCGTCTACACGCTGCGCAAGCACGTGCGCAAGCCGCGCCGCTCGCCGCCCGGCCTGGCGGCCTGCACGCACGAGAAGAGCCTGATGGTGCCGCCCGGCGCGATGCCCGGCGTCGTGCCGCTGAACGCCGCGGAGGCGGGCGAGCCCCGCCCGTGAACCGTTCACCGGCTGGCATCCGGGCGCGTCGCGTCGCATCTTGAAGCTCGAACAGGAGGCGGCCGTGGCCAGGGTGTCGCGCACGATCATCGGCTTCTTCGGACGGGTCAACGCCGGCAAGAGCACGGCGATGAACCTGCTGACCCGCCAACCCACGTCCCTGGTCGACCCCGCTCCCGGCACCACCGCCGACGTCCGCGACGCGCTCATGGAGATCCACGCCCTGGGCCCCTGCCGGATCCTGGACACCGCGGGCCTGGACGAGGGCGCGGGCCTCGGCGCCAAGAAGCGGCAGAAGACGCTGGCCGCGCTGCAGGAGTGCGACCTCGTCGCGCTGGTCATCGACCCGCGGCAGGCCCGCGCCTCGGGCCAGGTCGACGTCGAGGCCTTCGTCGCGCAGGAATGCCTGCGGCTGGGCAAGCACCTGGCCGTGCTGCTGAACCTGCGCGCCGGCGACACGCTGCCCGCCGACGTGCGGGAGTT is from bacterium and encodes:
- a CDS encoding NFACT RNA binding domain-containing protein, which produces MDRASLPWRRPESLGALAAAWHLRLSGRRATRAGGGPGWLRLTLEAREDAAAPTHLFLLARAGAVMAWDDEAPLPRAWADALGWVPQKRLAASHLLGCRLEAVSAPADDAILFFVFADPDGRRFVLAHQFFGQRGNLVLADGDGRRLWSAHASPHPATLATPPTPAPPVEPEPDDVAARCRVLGPSLLGPLLLDEAFAEARAALRRVADAAQRLGANLSRDLATADGGEAVRHAAETLAIHLHALRRGTADIELPDAAGTMCRLVLDPTLSPAENLDRLFQRARKAVRGREHIVRRLAEAEAKQQRCRELLLELDGLADAEDPLPAVLAWRAEQAPLLGAGKRVVAGRREAAPEATPYRRFLVDERWEVWIGRNDRENDELTHKAAAPDDWWLHAQGVPGSHVVLRAGGHPEQVPRQALEKAASLAAQYCRARNSGLVPVVYTLRKHVRKPRRSPPGLAACTHEKSLMVPPGAMPGVVPLNAAEAGEPRP